The Candidatus Methylomirabilota bacterium genomic interval CCGAGGAGCCGCGCCGTGAGCGTCTTGTTGCCCCGGGTCGCCCGCAGCGTCGCCTCCAGCAGGCGCTGCTCGATCTCCGCCAGCGGCGTACCGATGCGTACGGTCAGCACGCCCTCGGGCAACGGCGTGGCTCCCGCAATCTCCTCGGGGAGGTCGGGCAGGTCGATCTGGACGCCGCGGGCCAGCACGACGCCGCGCTCGACGATGTTCTCGAGCTCCCGCACGTTGCCGGGCCAGGAGTAGCCCTCGAGCCTGCGCAGGACCTCGTCCGCGAAGCCGTCGAGGTGCCGGTTGTTCTTGGCGGCGTACACGCGCAGGAAGTGCTCGGCCAAGACGCGGATGTCCTCGCGCCGCTCGCGCAGCGGCGGCACCGTGATGGTGATGACGTTGAGCCGGTAGTAGAGGTCCTCGCGGAAGCGCTTGTCGCGCACCATCTGGGCCAGGTCCTGGTTGGTGGCGGCGACGACCCGGACGTCGACGCGGATGCTCTTGGTGCCGCCCAGCCGCTCGAACTCGCCCTCCTGGAGCATCCTGAGAATCTTGGGCTGCGTCACCGCGGAGAGGTCGGCGACCTCGTCGAGGAACAGGGTGCCGCCGTCGGCCAGCTCGAAGCGCCCCTCCTTGCGTCCCGCCGCCCCCGTGAAGGCGCCCCGCTCGTAGCCGAACAGCTCGGACTCCAGCAGCGTCTCGGGCAACGCGGCGCAGTTGACGGCCACGAAGGGGCCGTTGCGCCGGGCCGACCGCTCGTGAATGGCGCGGGCCACCAGCTCCTTGCCCGTCCCGCTCTCGCCCTGGACCAGCACGGTGGCGGAGCTGTCGGCGACCTGCTCCACCAGCGTCATCATGCGCCGGAAGGCGGGGCTGGCGCCGATGACGGCGCCCTGGCGGAGCAGCGCGTCAAGGCGCTGCTGGAGGGCGCGGTTCTGCTGGATGAGCTGGCGCCGCTCGAGCGCCGACCGGATCACGCGCTGCAGCTGCGCCCGCTGCACGGGCTTGGTGAGGAAGTCGTAGGCGCCGTCCTTCATCGCCTTGACCGCTTCCTCGATGGTCCCGAACGCGGTGAGCAGGATGACGTCGACGTCCGGCGCGATGGCCTTGGCGGCGTGCAGCAGCTCGATGCCGGACAGCGCGGGCATCTTGAGATCGGTGAGGACCAGGTCGACGCCGCCGGCCTGCAGGCGCTCGAGGGCGGCGCGCCCGTCGGAGGCGACGACGACGCGATAGCCCTCGCGAGTCAGCGTGCGCTCGAGGCTCTCGCGGAGCCCCGGATCGTCGTCGGCGACCAGCAGGGTGGCGGGATCAGGCATGGACCGCCCGCTTGAGCGGCAGACGGATGGTGAAGCGGGCGCCCGCGCCCGGCCGGTTCGTCCAGCGGATCTCGCCGCCGTGCTCCTCGATGATCTGGCGCGCGATCGACAGGCCGAGGCCGGTCCCCTGCGGCTTGGTCGTGAAGAACGGCTCGAACAGCCGCTTGGCGACCTCGTCGGGAATGCCGCCGCCGGTGTCGGTCACCGAGACCTCCACGGTGTCGCCCTCGCGCCGGCTGGCCAGCGTCAGCTCGCCCCCGCGGGAGAGCGCCTCCTGCCCGTTCTTGACGAGGTTCAGGATGGCCTGGCGCAGCAGGCCGCGGTCGATCTCCATCATGGGCACGGTCGGATCGGTCTCCACGTGCAGCGTGAGGCCCTGGCGCACGGCGACGGGCCGCACGAAGTCGGCCAACTCCACCACCAGGTCGTTGACCGACTCCTCCTCGAAGTGCGGGCGGGGGAAGCGCGCGAAGGTCAGGTACTCCTCGGTCAGGGCGTCCAGCGTCCGCACCTGGTCCTGGATGGCGGCCACGAGCCCGGCCGCCTCCTCCCGCTCCGTCCCCGCCTGCCCGCGCACGATGTCCCGCAGGATCTCTGCGTTCAACTCGATCGCGCTGATCGGGTTGCGGACCTCGTGCGCGACCTTGAGGCTGAGCCGCCCCACGGTGGCCATGCGCTCGGCGACGAGGAGCTCCTGCTGGGTCGCCTGGAGCCGGTTGAGCGTTCCCGTCAGCTCGGTGTTGAGCCGCTCGACCTCGCCGCGTGCCCGCCGCTCCCGCTCGGCGACGAGGCCCAGGGTCACCGCCGGGAGGCCGGCCAGCGCGGAGAGAATGAACCCCGGCGTCCAGCCGACCCAGGGCGGCACCAGCCACGCGGAGAGCGTGTAGAGCCCGCCGACGATGAGGGCGGCGCCCAGGCCCACCCACGGGCCGAAGTAGTAGGCGTTGACCGCGACCAGCGGGAAGAAGAGGAGGTAGAAGAGGCTGTCGCCGCCGCCGGTGAAATAGAGCAGCGTGAAGACGAGCAGCAGATCGATGCCGAGCGCGTTGAGAAAGATGATGCGGGTAGCGCGCGGGTTGATCGTGACCAGCGCGAAGATGCCGACCTTGTACGCCGCGAACCACGTCACCAGCGAGAAGAGGTCGATCCGGTAGCGGGGCCGCAGGGGGACGAGGCCGAGGGTGGTCAGGCCGCCGACCATCACGACGGCGAGGAGCACGGCGAACACCCGCTCGTCGCCCTCGAGCAGCTTGAAGATCGCGTGCCACGGCTTGCGGCCGGCTGTCGTCACGACTCCCCCGAGGCGACTATAGCACGCGGGGTTTTCGGGGCGTCGGGGTGGCGGGCGGTGCTCGACCACGCTAGCCACGCCACGCTCGACGAGCTCGAAGGCGCAGGGGCCGGGTCTACCCCCTGAAACACGGGTCTCGCACCGCCCGCCACCCCGACGCCGCCACAACTCCGCGTCTTCGGTCGGCCCGGGGGGCTAGCGGCGGCCGCCGGCGGCGAGCCGGCCGCGGGCATCGAGGGCCGGGGCGAGGGCGGGCGCGCGTCAGCTGCGGCGGCTCTGGCGGTAGGCGAGGACGGCGAGCCCGGCGGCCAGCCCCACCAGCGCGCAGAGCACCAGCCAGCGCTCGAAGCGGCGCACGTCGGCCATCACGCGCGCGAGCTGGTCCGCGAAGAGGAAGGCGATGCCGAAGCCGACAGGGACGCCCACCAACGCCGCGCCGGCGTCCACCGCGAGGAATTTCCAGAACGGAATCTTGGCGATGCCGGCGGTGAGGAAGGCGGCGGCCCGCAGGCCCAGCACGTGGCGGGCCGTGAAGACGATCTTCACGCCGTGGCGGTGGTAGGCGGCCTTGAGCCGCTCCTCGCGCTCCCGACTGAGGACGCGGCGGACCACCCGCCAGTCCAGCACCACCTCGCCCCAGTGATGGCCGACCCAGTAGAGGACGACGTCACCGCTGAGGACGCCCAGGATGCAGACGGGCAGCGTGATCCACCACCGCACGACATTTTCGTGCGCGAGCACGCCGGCGGCCAGGACCGGGGCCTCCTCGGGAATCGGCAGCCCCAGGCCGGCCCCGAACAGCACCAGAAACACCCCGAGGTAGGTGAAGTTCTCGATGAAGCGTTGAAGCATGATCTATACTCGCATGGGCCTGCCGATGCCTCGCCAGCGATTGATCCTTCACACCGAGGCCTCGCTCGGCCTCGGCGGCCAGGAGATCCGGATCCTCACCGAGGCGCGCTGGCTGCTCGACCACGGCTGGAGCGCGCTCATCGCCGCCCAGCCCGAGAGCCGGCTGCTCTCCGAAGCGCGCGCTGCCGAGCTGCCCGCCGTCGCCGTCCGCATGCGCGGCGCCCTCGATCTGCCCGCGCTCCTGGCGCTCCGCCGGCTCATGCGGGCGCGGGGGGTGGCGCTCGCGCACACCCACAGCTCGGTCGACAGCTGGCTGGGCACGCTGGCGGCCAAGTCGCTGCGCCTGCCCGTCGTGCGCGGCCGCCACGTGACCATCCCCATCGTCAAGCGGCGCGCCCTGACCTATCGTCTCGCCGATCGCGTCATCACCAGCGGCGAGGCGGTCCGGACGCTGGTGCAGCGCGCCGGCGTGCCCGCCGAGCGGATCGTCGCCGTCGCCGCGGGAGTGGACGCGATGCGCTTCCACCCCGGCGTGTCGGGCAAGACGGTGCGCGACGAGTTGGGGCTCACCAGCCCGGTGGTCGGCCTGGTGGCCAACGTGCGCGGCTCCAAGGGACACCGCTACTTCCTGGAGGCTGCCCCGGAAGTGCTGCGCGCGGTGCCGGGGACACGCTTTCTCATCGTCGGCGACGGCGTCGGCTTCGAAGGCGTGCGTCGCCGCGTGCGCGAGATGGGTCTCGAGCCCCACGTCATCATGACGGGCTTCCGCCGCGACATCCCCGAGGTGATGGCCGCGCTCGACGTCCTCGTCCTGCCCTCCGTCAAGTCGGAGGCGATCTCGCAGGTGATCCCACAGGCGCTGGCGGTGGGGACGCCGGTGGTGGGCACCACCGTCGGCGGCACCCCCGAGATCATCCGCGACGGCGAGAACGGCCGGCTGGTGCCTCCCGCCGACGCCGCCGCCCTCGCGGGCGCCATCGTCGCGCTGCTCCGCGATCCTCCCCGCGCCCGGGAGATGGCCCGCGCCGGCCAGGCGCTCGTGCAGGCCCGCTACACCATGGACGCGACGATGGCGCAAACGACCGCCGTGTACGCTGAGCTCCTGGGCGGCTGAGTCAGCGGAGGGGCGCGGTGTCCGGGCGCGCGGCCGGGCGGCCACGCGCCGGCTCGGCGCGTGGCCCCGGCGGCTCGCGAGCGCTGTCGGGCAGCGCGACAACGCGCAGGCGCACCGGGAAGACGCCGGCGCCGACCGCGCTCAGCCGCTGGGCAGCGGCGTAGGACACGTCGATGATGCGGCCTCCGACGAAGGGGCCACGGTCGTTGATCCGCACCTCCACCGAGCGTCCGTTCCCCAGGTGGGTCACCAGCACGCGCGTGCCCAGGGGCAGCGTGCGGTGCGCGGCGGTGAGCTGATACATGTTGAAGACCTCGCCGCTGGACGTGCGCCGGCCGTGGAAGGGCTCGCCGTACCAGGAGGCCTGCCCGCGCTCCTCCGCCCCCAGCCGCGGCGGCGCCGAAGGCGGCACGGCGACGCGCGTCGTGGCGCACCCGGTCAGGACCAGGAGCGCCGCCGGCCATATCGTGCGGGCTCGCATATCCCATCGTACTATCGAACCATCGAATCGATGAACGTCCGGGCCCTGGCCATCGACTACGACGGCACCATCGCCGAGAACGGGCGCACGCCCGCGCCGACCGCGGCGGCGCTGGCGCGCGTGCGAGCCTCCGGGCGCAAGCTCGTGCTCGTCACCGGCCGGATCCTCGTCGAGCTGAGGGAGGTCTGCCCCAACGTCGACCGCATGTTCGACGCCGTCGTCGCCGAGAACGGCGCCCTCCTCTATCTACCGGGACTCGGCCGCGCCCATCCGCTGGGCGCGGCGCCGGAGCCCGCGCTGCTCGAGGCGCTGTCCCGGCACCGCGTCGAGTTCAAGCTCGGCGAGTCGATCGTGGCGACGCTGACCCGCTTCGCCGACGCCGCGCGGGCAGCGATCCAGGAGGCGGGGGTCCCCCGCATCCTGGAGTTCAACAAGGGCGCCCTGATGCTGCTGCCCCAGGGCCTGTCGAAGGGCACGGGGCTGCTGGCCGCCCTGGCCGCGCTCGACGTCTCCCCCAACGAGGCCGTGGCCATAGGCGACGCCGAGAACGATCACACCCTGCTCGCCGCCTGCGGGCTGGGGGTGGCGGTGGCCGACGCCGTGCCGGCGCTCCGGGCCCGCGCCCAGCACGTCACCCGCGCGCCGGGCAGCCTCGGGGTGATCGAGTTCGTCGAAGAGTTCCGCCTGACCGACCGCTAGCCTTCGGCGAGTCGCGACCAGGCTGGCCGCAACCTCACGCGGCCGGGGCGACCGGAACGACGTTCACGGCGCGCGGCGGATCCTTCATACCCTGAAGGCGCAGGAGTGCAGTACCGGCCGCCAGTCTGCCCACGCCGGTGCGACCATCACGAGCCCAGCGTGAGCACCAGCGATGGTGCCAGCGGGACTCGGTCACCACGGCGACAGGCAGGGGCAAAAGCCCACATTGGGCAAATGCCGACGGTCAATCGCCACGGTCCACCACGCTCACCGGGTGCGGATCGCGTCCTCGACCGAGCGGCCCGGCCAAGGCGTTGCTTTTCGAGGTCGTTCCGGAATGCTCCGACGCGGTAGCCGAACGACGAGCTTTGGCACGGCCCTTGCCGAAGACTGAGAGCGCTGCACGAACCAAGGAGCCACAGGAATGAAAGGAGGGCACGAAGCATGATGGGACAGAGAGTCGTGACCACGGTTGGGTGTCTAGTGATTCTTCTGGCCGCGGTTCTCGAGGCGGATGCGGCTGGTGTGCGGGTACGGTGCGAGCAACGGCTGAACCCGCCGAGGTCGAAGGCGAGCGTCGATGGGTTCGACCTCGTTCCTGCGAACGGAACATTTGCCGCCAGGCTCGCGTCCGGGCTGAACACGGCGACCTCCGGAACGCAGGCCGCGGTCGCAGATCAGGTCGAGTTCGACTTCGACAGTGACGCCGGCGATATCGCCGAGGGGGCCACCGCGATCGCGCCAGACTTCATTCAAAACGCCCAGGTCACCGGATCGATCTTGGATGCGGCCGGAAACACCGTGGCCACGGCGACGGCACCATGCGAGGTGAAGCGCTGAGGGAAAGGACCGGGGACGTCTTCCGGCAGGACG includes:
- a CDS encoding DedA family protein; its protein translation is MLQRFIENFTYLGVFLVLFGAGLGLPIPEEAPVLAAGVLAHENVVRWWITLPVCILGVLSGDVVLYWVGHHWGEVVLDWRVVRRVLSREREERLKAAYHRHGVKIVFTARHVLGLRAAAFLTAGIAKIPFWKFLAVDAGAALVGVPVGFGIAFLFADQLARVMADVRRFERWLVLCALVGLAAGLAVLAYRQSRRS
- a CDS encoding glycosyltransferase family 4 protein, which produces MIYTRMGLPMPRQRLILHTEASLGLGGQEIRILTEARWLLDHGWSALIAAQPESRLLSEARAAELPAVAVRMRGALDLPALLALRRLMRARGVALAHTHSSVDSWLGTLAAKSLRLPVVRGRHVTIPIVKRRALTYRLADRVITSGEAVRTLVQRAGVPAERIVAVAAGVDAMRFHPGVSGKTVRDELGLTSPVVGLVANVRGSKGHRYFLEAAPEVLRAVPGTRFLIVGDGVGFEGVRRRVREMGLEPHVIMTGFRRDIPEVMAALDVLVLPSVKSEAISQVIPQALAVGTPVVGTTVGGTPEIIRDGENGRLVPPADAAALAGAIVALLRDPPRAREMARAGQALVQARYTMDATMAQTTAVYAELLGG
- a CDS encoding ATP-binding protein; the protein is MTTAGRKPWHAIFKLLEGDERVFAVLLAVVMVGGLTTLGLVPLRPRYRIDLFSLVTWFAAYKVGIFALVTINPRATRIIFLNALGIDLLLVFTLLYFTGGGDSLFYLLFFPLVAVNAYYFGPWVGLGAALIVGGLYTLSAWLVPPWVGWTPGFILSALAGLPAVTLGLVAERERRARGEVERLNTELTGTLNRLQATQQELLVAERMATVGRLSLKVAHEVRNPISAIELNAEILRDIVRGQAGTEREEAAGLVAAIQDQVRTLDALTEEYLTFARFPRPHFEEESVNDLVVELADFVRPVAVRQGLTLHVETDPTVPMMEIDRGLLRQAILNLVKNGQEALSRGGELTLASRREGDTVEVSVTDTGGGIPDEVAKRLFEPFFTTKPQGTGLGLSIARQIIEEHGGEIRWTNRPGAGARFTIRLPLKRAVHA
- a CDS encoding sigma-54 dependent transcriptional regulator yields the protein MPDPATLLVADDDPGLRESLERTLTREGYRVVVASDGRAALERLQAGGVDLVLTDLKMPALSGIELLHAAKAIAPDVDVILLTAFGTIEEAVKAMKDGAYDFLTKPVQRAQLQRVIRSALERRQLIQQNRALQQRLDALLRQGAVIGASPAFRRMMTLVEQVADSSATVLVQGESGTGKELVARAIHERSARRNGPFVAVNCAALPETLLESELFGYERGAFTGAAGRKEGRFELADGGTLFLDEVADLSAVTQPKILRMLQEGEFERLGGTKSIRVDVRVVAATNQDLAQMVRDKRFREDLYYRLNVITITVPPLRERREDIRVLAEHFLRVYAAKNNRHLDGFADEVLRRLEGYSWPGNVRELENIVERGVVLARGVQIDLPDLPEEIAGATPLPEGVLTVRIGTPLAEIEQRLLEATLRATRGNKTLTARLLG
- a CDS encoding HAD family hydrolase; the encoded protein is MNVRALAIDYDGTIAENGRTPAPTAAALARVRASGRKLVLVTGRILVELREVCPNVDRMFDAVVAENGALLYLPGLGRAHPLGAAPEPALLEALSRHRVEFKLGESIVATLTRFADAARAAIQEAGVPRILEFNKGALMLLPQGLSKGTGLLAALAALDVSPNEAVAIGDAENDHTLLAACGLGVAVADAVPALRARAQHVTRAPGSLGVIEFVEEFRLTDR